A window from Branchiostoma lanceolatum isolate klBraLanc5 chromosome 9, klBraLanc5.hap2, whole genome shotgun sequence encodes these proteins:
- the LOC136442351 gene encoding L-gulono-1,4-lactone dehydrogenase-like isoform X1 — protein MGNASGSSYRRVFRNYDGSEEVEPLVAYFTPVRGRMMKDPLPGMKLDTSFKNRGKDGLDPTWQIAAVVHHASVNNLRVRAVGVGYSWSKMTSTRDILIDMSGLTRVITKKPQKYFEKYHLVEVQAGKVVREFVREIDIKFKLALPGMDNFMGQTVGGAVCTSSHGSGFNLQSISNSIVSLHMIIAGGIQVTVREPTATETDMPLEHVRALVARAQFGDGPLEIISKQAFRAAQVGLGCLGIIYSVIFKCVPLFEIMEERRLTTFTWPASGDSLDFRIPRNFDSNYIGSNEFFSFFVNPFPKKCCSREGWLGPGVEHVRVVYVRGRKATENDYLARPPCREACACCCCEGCRGCTACEGCKTDLCASCFSSYVMREPSSIPGWIDNCMKMSIHKGHYVNTWYKVLQYNNGTAHVASSEWSVALEDLEAALGDIIAMAVEYGRKHDYFNLMPLACRLTKSDDAYLSLANKYRPDGSECERYAHIELPYFPGSYGVEEFHRALEDILYERYQARAHWAKNRWFDARRVHDLYPGLEHWKEVYTVFNSDHTFDNQFTARCGFEDSHEEMAHLPERSGHMTWRRKVGSYVIYKTDGSPAITRQPSRISRQSSRSSRSSRHGSQKGRPNMKTFQ, from the exons ATGGGGAACGCCAGCGGGTCTTCCTACCGGCGGGTGTTCAGGAACTATGACGGGTCGGAGGAGGTGGAGCCTCTGGTGGCGTACTTCACTCCGGTCAGGGGCAGAATGATGAAGGACCCATTACCAg GTATGAAGTTGGACACGTCGTTCAAGAACCGCGGAAAGGACGGTCTGGACCCCACCTGGCAGATCGCGGCGGTAGTGCACCACGCCAGCGTCAACAACCTGCGGGTCCGCGCGGTGGGGGTCGGGTACTCCTGGTCCAAGATGACAAGCACCAGGGACATATTGATAG ATATGTCCGGTCTAACTCGTGTCATCACCAAAAAGCCACAAAAATATTTCGAAAAGTACCACCTCGTCGAGGTGCAGGCTGGGAAGGTTGTCCGGGAGTTTGTCCGGGAAATCGACATCAAGTTCAAGTTGGCTCTTCCTGGAATGGACAACTTCATGGGGCAGACGGTGGGCGGGGCCGTGTGTACGTCATCACACGGGTCAGGGTTCAACCTGCAGAGCATA TCCAACTCCATTGTAAGTCTGCACATGATCATCGCCGGCGGGATCCAGGTGACAGTTCGGGAGCCCACAGCCACAGAGACCGACATGCCCCTGGAACACGTCCGTGCTCTAGTCGCGAGGGCGCAGTTTGGAGACGGTCCCCTGGAGATCATCAGCAAACAAGCCTTCAGAGCTGCACAG GTCGGCCTAGGCTGTTTGGGCATCATCTATTCCGTAATATTCAAGTGCGTGCCCCTGTTCGAGATCATGGAAGAGCGCCGCCTGACGACTTTCACGTGGCCTGCTTCTGGGGACTCGCTAGACTTCAGGATCCCCAGAAACTTTGACAGCAACTACATCGGGTCCAACGAATTCTTCTCCTTTTTTGTGAACCCGTTTCCCAAGAAATGCTGCTCGCGTGAAG GATGGTTGGGGCCTG GAGTGGAACATGTCCGAGTTGTGTACGTCAGAGGGAGGAAGGCTACAGAGAACGACTACCTGGCCAGACCCCCGTGTCGGGAGGCATGCGCCTGCTGCTGCTGTGAGGGGTGCAGGGGCTGTACTGCCTGTGAGGGATGTAAG ACGGACTTATGTGCGAGCTGTTTTTCAAGTTACGTCATGCGCGAGCCCAGCTCCATCCCCGGCTGGATAGACAACTGTATGAAGATGTCCATTCACAAGGGACATTACGTTAACACCTGGTACAAGGTGCTGCAGTACAACAATGGGACCGCTCA CGTGGCGTCTTCTGAGTGGTCAGTCGCTCTGGAGGACCTGGAGGCCGCCCTTGGTGACATCATCGCCATGGCGGTTGAGTATGGGAGGAAGCACGACTACTTCAACCTGATGCCGCTGGCCTGCCGTCTGACCAAGTCTGACGACGCCTACCTCAGCCTGGCCAACAAGTACAGGCCGGACGGCAGCGAGTGTGAGCGGTATGCACATATAGAG CTGCCGTACTTCCCAGGTTCGTACGGAGTGGAGGAGTTCCACCGTGCGCTGGAGGACATACTGTACGAGCGGTACCAGGCGCGTGCGCACTGGGCGAAGAACCGCTGGTTCGACGCACGGCGGGTTCACGACCTCTACCCGGGACTGGAgcactggaaagaggtctacaCAGTCTTCAACAG tGACCACACGTTTGACAACCAGTTCACTGCCAGGTGTGGGTTCGAGGACAGTCACGAGGAAATGGCGCACTTACCGGAGAGGTCAGGCCACATGACGTGGCGCAGGAAGGTCGGAAGTTACGTCATCTACAAGACGGACGGGAGCCCGGCCATCACCCGGCAGCCGAGCCGCATCAGCAGACAGTCCAGCCGCTCCAGCCGCTCCAGCCGACACGGCAGCCAGAAGGGCAGGCCCAATATGAAAACGTTCCAGTAG
- the LOC136442351 gene encoding L-gulono-1,4-lactone dehydrogenase-like isoform X2 yields MGNASGSSYRRVFRNYDGSEEVEPLVAYFTPVRGRMMKDPLPGMKLDTSFKNRGKDGLDPTWQIAAVVHHASVNNLRVRAVGVGYSWSKMTSTRDILIDMSGLTRVITKKPQKYFEKYHLVEVQAGKVVREFVREIDIKFKLALPGMDNFMGQTVGGAVCTSSHGSGFNLQSISNSIVSLHMIIAGGIQVTVREPTATETDMPLEHVRALVARAQFGDGPLEIISKQAFRAAQVGLGCLGIIYSVIFKCVPLFEIMEERRLTTFTWPASGDSLDFRIPRNFDSNYIGSNEFFSFFVNPFPKKCCSREGVEHVRVVYVRGRKATENDYLARPPCREACACCCCEGCRGCTACEGCKTDLCASCFSSYVMREPSSIPGWIDNCMKMSIHKGHYVNTWYKVLQYNNGTAHVASSEWSVALEDLEAALGDIIAMAVEYGRKHDYFNLMPLACRLTKSDDAYLSLANKYRPDGSECERYAHIELPYFPGSYGVEEFHRALEDILYERYQARAHWAKNRWFDARRVHDLYPGLEHWKEVYTVFNSDHTFDNQFTARCGFEDSHEEMAHLPERSGHMTWRRKVGSYVIYKTDGSPAITRQPSRISRQSSRSSRSSRHGSQKGRPNMKTFQ; encoded by the exons ATGGGGAACGCCAGCGGGTCTTCCTACCGGCGGGTGTTCAGGAACTATGACGGGTCGGAGGAGGTGGAGCCTCTGGTGGCGTACTTCACTCCGGTCAGGGGCAGAATGATGAAGGACCCATTACCAg GTATGAAGTTGGACACGTCGTTCAAGAACCGCGGAAAGGACGGTCTGGACCCCACCTGGCAGATCGCGGCGGTAGTGCACCACGCCAGCGTCAACAACCTGCGGGTCCGCGCGGTGGGGGTCGGGTACTCCTGGTCCAAGATGACAAGCACCAGGGACATATTGATAG ATATGTCCGGTCTAACTCGTGTCATCACCAAAAAGCCACAAAAATATTTCGAAAAGTACCACCTCGTCGAGGTGCAGGCTGGGAAGGTTGTCCGGGAGTTTGTCCGGGAAATCGACATCAAGTTCAAGTTGGCTCTTCCTGGAATGGACAACTTCATGGGGCAGACGGTGGGCGGGGCCGTGTGTACGTCATCACACGGGTCAGGGTTCAACCTGCAGAGCATA TCCAACTCCATTGTAAGTCTGCACATGATCATCGCCGGCGGGATCCAGGTGACAGTTCGGGAGCCCACAGCCACAGAGACCGACATGCCCCTGGAACACGTCCGTGCTCTAGTCGCGAGGGCGCAGTTTGGAGACGGTCCCCTGGAGATCATCAGCAAACAAGCCTTCAGAGCTGCACAG GTCGGCCTAGGCTGTTTGGGCATCATCTATTCCGTAATATTCAAGTGCGTGCCCCTGTTCGAGATCATGGAAGAGCGCCGCCTGACGACTTTCACGTGGCCTGCTTCTGGGGACTCGCTAGACTTCAGGATCCCCAGAAACTTTGACAGCAACTACATCGGGTCCAACGAATTCTTCTCCTTTTTTGTGAACCCGTTTCCCAAGAAATGCTGCTCGCGTGAAG GAGTGGAACATGTCCGAGTTGTGTACGTCAGAGGGAGGAAGGCTACAGAGAACGACTACCTGGCCAGACCCCCGTGTCGGGAGGCATGCGCCTGCTGCTGCTGTGAGGGGTGCAGGGGCTGTACTGCCTGTGAGGGATGTAAG ACGGACTTATGTGCGAGCTGTTTTTCAAGTTACGTCATGCGCGAGCCCAGCTCCATCCCCGGCTGGATAGACAACTGTATGAAGATGTCCATTCACAAGGGACATTACGTTAACACCTGGTACAAGGTGCTGCAGTACAACAATGGGACCGCTCA CGTGGCGTCTTCTGAGTGGTCAGTCGCTCTGGAGGACCTGGAGGCCGCCCTTGGTGACATCATCGCCATGGCGGTTGAGTATGGGAGGAAGCACGACTACTTCAACCTGATGCCGCTGGCCTGCCGTCTGACCAAGTCTGACGACGCCTACCTCAGCCTGGCCAACAAGTACAGGCCGGACGGCAGCGAGTGTGAGCGGTATGCACATATAGAG CTGCCGTACTTCCCAGGTTCGTACGGAGTGGAGGAGTTCCACCGTGCGCTGGAGGACATACTGTACGAGCGGTACCAGGCGCGTGCGCACTGGGCGAAGAACCGCTGGTTCGACGCACGGCGGGTTCACGACCTCTACCCGGGACTGGAgcactggaaagaggtctacaCAGTCTTCAACAG tGACCACACGTTTGACAACCAGTTCACTGCCAGGTGTGGGTTCGAGGACAGTCACGAGGAAATGGCGCACTTACCGGAGAGGTCAGGCCACATGACGTGGCGCAGGAAGGTCGGAAGTTACGTCATCTACAAGACGGACGGGAGCCCGGCCATCACCCGGCAGCCGAGCCGCATCAGCAGACAGTCCAGCCGCTCCAGCCGCTCCAGCCGACACGGCAGCCAGAAGGGCAGGCCCAATATGAAAACGTTCCAGTAG
- the LOC136441846 gene encoding uncharacterized protein — MSTAIAAQDNQPPPQPPGEGGGTDDTAPGEPASKPSNIVVEAFSSSGSVSNRSEETTDNVPALTEQNVAAKDRIEEEEDLRVVEDQWEGRRRPDTDHATDRATLGTANATNVTVRLPRVTRSNEGTPRGRAATQTGHPLTPAKAHIDYLPNSADLRALNALLTRSGTRFSTRSYPAQVMRMSTISLSRARSQPTRMGINNYFEEQNINKTMSWDKAMESRPPLQVDMDQPGPTSYRPRNKPLYETNAPCFTFGRKSPPRNGGGRTAWATPWMQSDSGFTKKTNFEKTWPTPVHYPNKHEKLTLVGKRQVHLPTYPQFSLGARREFVLNKQGSNFEPSPNEYNISSAKVVVLPKAPAFSATPRRGTLWEKKSETPGPGAYSPSTGWTKPHKPAFTMIGIRGIKKHELGPHTTL, encoded by the exons ATGTCTACTGCTATTGCTGCTCAAGACAACCAGCCCCCTCCCCAGCCCCCTGGGGAAGGTGGTGGGACTGACGACACCGCCCCTGGGGAGCCAGCCTCCAAACCGTCCAATATTGTAGTTGAGGCCTTCTCCAGCTCAGGCTCTGTTAGTAACAGGAGCGAGGAAACCACGGACAATGTTCCCGCCCTAACCGAACAAAATGTTGCTGCTAAAGACAGAATAGAGGAAGAGGAGGACTTGCGAGTGGTGGAGGACCAATGGGAAGGCAGGAGGCGGCCCGACACAGACCACGCCACTGACAGAGCGACGCTCGGAACAGCAAATGCCACAAACGTTACCGTAAGGCTGCCCCGGGTCACGCGGAGCAACGAGGGAACACCACGCGGCAGAGCAGCGACACAGACGGGACATCCGCTAACACCAGCGAAGGCACATATTGACTACTTACCCAACAGTGCAGACCTGAGGGCGCTGAACGCACTGCTAACCAGGAGTGGAACCAGGTTTTCTACAAGAAGCTATCCTGCACAAGTCATGAGGATGTCAACAATATCACTCTCCAGGGCAAG ATCACAGCCAACTCGCATGGGAATAAACAACTACTTTGAAGAACAAAACATCAATAAAACTATGT CATGGGACAAAGCAATGGAGAGCAGGCCCCCCCTCCAGGTGGACATGGATCAACCCGGCCCCACCAGCTACAGGCCGAGGAACAAACCTCTGTATGAGACCAACGCACCTTGCTTCACCTTTGGCAGAAAATCTCCACCCAGAA ATGGAGGTGGCAGAACAGCCTGGGCCACACCCTGGATGCAGTCAGATTCTGGATTCACCAAGAAAACCAACTTTGAAAAGACG TGGCCAACTCCTGTGCATTATCCGAACAAACATGAGAAGCTCACACTGGTAGGAAAGAGACAAGTACATCTGCCCACGTACCCACAGTTCTCACTAGGGGCCCGCAGGGAGTTTGTACTGAATAAACAAG GATCAAACTTTGAGCCTTCACCTAATGAATACAACATCAGTTCAGCAAAGGTTGTCGTTTTACCCAAGGCACCCGCCTTCTCAGCTACACCTCGCAGGGGAACGCTGTGGGAAAAGAAAT CTGAGACCCCAGGTCCGGGTGCGTACAGCCCCAGTACTGGCTGGACCAAACCTCACAAACCTGCCTTTACCATGATCGGCATCAGGGGCATCaagaaacatgagctgggaccGCATACTACATTGTAA
- the LOC136442509 gene encoding zinc finger protein 629-like has protein sequence MHPDTSRMDHSSSLPLTNGGMGLSLLNSYHPQLHLREEAPFSLDHSNPTVNYDGDAEDMIETIVIEVFKCKECRFYTSEKITVLEHVRQVHCARSMQQVGSPEGSEVNSEIDCNPMDLSAKTHAVDKTSDKEASTHSMPVQKNSSVTSQGSTIGETTLQLQGEVSKEAQDQKILQFPEVKIKKEREDCSSPCGCMQTSQEGCSRGGLQPQNASMPAVNRPTSLNDSLRSIKTEPQDEMELCRINKWPFVSYEPVRKDVAMSPTQPPSGKQSPADSEPQMSPDSSQDQPRRAHLSSAGSDSPPRGKYSPHYNSSEHSGNDSEVDVPSSEEDMDVFCLAGNSAVIPGLPVRLDTMSESSLPQFHPVLRKELEKHHGMAALRTREGFVKKIHLMHMVQKDASKGGASDDVVPRIARTVSMATDAAMEENQSETQQTDSGEWLTKETSWIEYKCPKCDRRSFKTAEDLDFHLKCHSDQGGYKCIYCGHATNIWSTLKQHVYSKHCLDKPFKCQHCSYQAASKQLLKAHRLRHLSVGGDRVSKDYTCSICNFTCSWGPGFLQHMKVHGGLKSCFHCGFVTSNSAVLYRHIVKNHNSSKPNKCPECPFTSSNANLLALHANKHASPGKESASETTKVAPGCKNVIRYSKYICQICGDSYEGQQELIQHVVTSHPGKQLLFCEQCKYTTRRRDHMEKHLQSGVTADIADVGCAMKCKLCGRIDQDREAMEAHIRTAHLSELQSVEALIQGANTASNNPEMAAQNIKSVAETATTVATSYTSGNTTSPSPSLTTASPEDAYQSLQVTASRETGNGGTLMTFRSAKPTPPALTPVIGGMPYYSVQLRDRSNSEPGNDFHGFLKFKVNKETKQRLKQAAKTRQKEQPEDFANMQMKFKLQGAGHRRRGRKPGQGFQKLVQEDLF, from the exons ATGCATCCAGACACCTCCAGAATGGACCACAGTTCATCATTACCCCTGACCAATGGGGGCATGGGACTCTCCCTTCTCAACAGTTACCATCCTCAGCTGCATCTCAGGGAGGAAGCCCCATTCTCATTGGACCATTCAAACCCAACCGTCAACTATGATGGCGACGCCGAAGACATGATAGAGACAATCGTTATCGAAGTCTTCAAGTGTAAGGAGTGTAGGTTTTACACTTCTGAGAAAATAACAGTGCTAGAACATGTCAGACAAGTGCACTGTGCAAGGAGTATGCAACAGGTTGGTTCTCCTGAAGGGTCAGAGGTTAATTCAGAAATAGACTGTAATCCCATGGACTTGTCTGCCAAAACACATGCAGTTGACAAGACAAGTGATAAGGAGGCATCAACACACAGTATGCCTGTGCAGAAAAACTCCAGTGTCACATCGCAGGGGTCCACAATAGGAGAAACAACTTTACAGCTACAGGGTGAAGTTTCAAAAGAAGCTCAGGATCAAAAAATCCTGCAGTTTCCTGAGGTCAAGATCAAGAAAGAGAGGGAAGACTGCTCTTCTCCTTGTGGATGTATGCAAACTTCCCAGGAAGGGTGCTCAAGAGGGGGCCTACAACCTCAAAACGCTTCAATGCCAGCTGTGAACAGACCGACTAGTTTGAACGACAGTCTTCGCAGCATAAAGACTGAGCCTCAGGATGAAATGGAGCTGTGTCGGATAAACAAGTGGCCCTTTGTCTCGTACGAGCCTGTTAGAAAGGATGTTGCGATGTCCCCGACCCAGCCACCCTCAGGGAAACAGAGCCCAGCAGACAGTGAACCACAGATGAGTCCAGACTCCTCCCAGGACCAGCCGAGGAGGGCTCACTTGTCATCGGCGGGGAGTGATTCCCCACCACGAGGGAAATATTCTCCTCACTACAACAGCAGCGAACATTCAGGTAACGACTCTGAAGTGGACGTTCCCTCATCGGAGGAAGACATGGACGTTTTCTGTCTGGCGGGAAACAGCGCGGTCATCCCGGGCCTCCCCGTGCGCCTGGACACCATGTCGGAGAGCAGCCTGCCTCAGTTCCACCCGGTTCTGCGGAAGGAGCTGGAGAAGCACCACGGCATGGCCGCCCTCCGTACCAGGGAGGGGTTCGTGAAGAAGATCCACCTGATGCACATGGTGCAGAAGGACGCCAGCAAGGGCGGCGCCTCCGACGACGTCGTGCCCAGGATTGCCaggaccgtttccatggcaacagatgCAGCCATGGAGGAGAACCAATCAGAGACCCAGCAGACTGACAGTGGAGAGTGGCTGACTAAGGAGACATCATGGATTGAGTACAAGTGCCCCAAGTGTGATCGTAGGTCCTTCAAGACTGCTGAGGATCTAGACTTCCACTTGAAGTGTCACTCTGATCAAG GAGGGTACAAGTGTATCTACTGTGGCCACGCCACCAACATCTGGAGCACCCTGAAGCAGCATGTGTACAGCAAACACTGTCTGGACAAACCCTTCAAGTGCCAGCACTGTAGCTATCAG GCTGCCAGCAAGCAGCTGCTGAAGGCACACAGACTGCGCCACTTGTCAGTAGGGGGTGACAGGGTGTCCAAGGACTACACCTGCTCCATCTGTAACTTCACCTGCAGCTGGGGACCAGGCTTCCTACAGCACATGAAG GTACATGGTGGGCTGAAGAGTTGTTTCCACTGTGGGTTTGTGACGTCCAACTCAGCAGTGCTGTACCGACACATCGTCAAGAACCACAACTCCAGCAAACCCAACAAGTGTCCTGAATGTCCCTTCACCTCCAGCAATGCGAACCTACTCGCTCTACACGCAAACAAGCACGCCAGTCCTGGCAAGGAGTCCGCCTCTGAGACAACGAAGGTCGCGCCCGGGTGTAAGAACGTCATCAGGTACAGCAAGTACATCTGTCAGATCTGCGGGGATTCTTACGAGGGACAGCAGGAGCTGATCCAACACGTGGTCACCAGCCACCCGGGGAAGCAGCTGCTGTTCTGTGAGCAGTGCAAGTACACCACGCGGCGGAGGGACCACATGGAGAAACACCTGCAGTCGGGCGTGACGGCGGACATCGCTGACGTAGGGTGCGCCATGAAGTGTAAACTGTGCGGGCGCATCGACCAGGACAGGGAGGCGATGGAGGCACATATCCGTACCGCACACCTGTCCGAACTGCAAAGTGTGGAGGCACTCATTCAGGGCGCCAACACTGCCTCCAATAACCCAGAAATGGCAGCACAGAACATTAAGAGTGTTGCGGAAACAGCCACAACTGTTGCCACCTCCTATACCAGTGGAAATACAACATCTCCTTCTCCGAGTCTTACGACAGCGTCCCCCGAGGATGCCTACCAGTCGCTGCAAGTAACAGCGTCACGAGAGACGGGAAACGGAGGAACACTCATGACGTTTCGCTCGGCTAAGCCTACCCCGCCCGCCCTGACCCCCGTGATCGGCGGCATGCCGTACTACAGCGTACAGTTACGAGACAGGTCCAACTCGGAGCCGGGAAATGACTTTCACGGGTTcctgaagttcaaggtcaacaAGGAGACCAAGCAGAGGCTGAAGCAGGCAGCCAAGACGCGGCAGAAGGAACAGCCGGAAGACTttgcaaatatgcaaatgaagttcaAGTTGCAAGGGGCAGGCCATAGAAGGAGAGGTCGAAAGCCAGGCCAGGGCTTCCAAAAGCTGGTTCAAGAAGACCTCTTTTAA